In a single window of the Methanofollis ethanolicus genome:
- the hemC gene encoding hydroxymethylbilane synthase, which yields MSLRIGTRGSQLALAQTERVCKALAQMGIDVETAVIRTKGDTNTGVPLHEIGGQGVFVRALDEAIIDGTIDAAVHSMKDIPAKRPRGVVTGAVLTRDSPADYLAYEGKIDDVRVVGTSSTRRRAQLLRHDPDIDVRQLRGNVDTRLKKMREKEYDAIVLAEAGLERLGYTVKGQRLPTSQFVPSPNQGTIAVVCRNSPEIIEMVQPLDDPQTRMDVGIERIIMEEVGGGCFTPQGIYCRDGHLIAEVLALDGSRDVRVEDEITTADEARECGRKLRVDAGDLIKEAYKQLGIMP from the coding sequence ATGTCTCTGAGAATAGGAACACGCGGGAGTCAGCTCGCCCTTGCGCAGACCGAACGGGTCTGCAAGGCGCTGGCGCAGATGGGCATCGACGTTGAAACGGCAGTCATAAGGACAAAGGGAGACACCAACACCGGCGTCCCCCTCCATGAGATCGGTGGGCAGGGCGTCTTCGTCCGGGCCCTCGACGAGGCGATCATCGACGGCACCATCGATGCCGCCGTCCACTCCATGAAGGACATCCCGGCAAAGCGGCCGAGAGGTGTCGTCACCGGCGCCGTCCTCACCAGGGACTCGCCAGCCGACTATCTTGCCTATGAAGGGAAAATCGACGATGTCAGAGTCGTCGGCACCTCCTCGACCCGGCGGCGGGCGCAGTTACTGCGGCACGATCCGGATATCGATGTCAGGCAACTGCGCGGCAACGTGGACACGCGCCTCAAGAAGATGCGGGAGAAGGAGTACGACGCCATCGTCCTCGCGGAGGCAGGCCTTGAACGTCTGGGGTACACGGTGAAGGGGCAGCGTCTGCCGACCTCCCAGTTCGTCCCCTCCCCGAACCAGGGTACGATCGCCGTTGTCTGCAGGAACAGCCCGGAGATCATCGAAATGGTCCAGCCGCTTGACGACCCCCAGACGCGGATGGACGTCGGGATCGAGCGGATCATCATGGAAGAGGTCGGTGGCGGCTGCTTTACGCCGCAGGGCATTTACTGCCGGGACGGCCACCTCATCGCCGAGGTGCTCGCCCTGGACGGTAGCAGGGATGTCAGGGTCGAGGACGAGATCACGACCGCGGACGAGGCGCGAGAATGCGGCAGAAAACTCCGCGTCGACGCTGGCGACCTCATCAAGGAGGCCTATAAACAGCTGGGGATCATGCCATGA
- the carA gene encoding glutamine-hydrolyzing carbamoyl-phosphate synthase small subunit has translation MKAVLGLEDGEFVVGEGFGVEGSCSGELVFTTQMTGYMEALTDPSYQGQILMFTFPLIGNYGVDHHNFQSPTVHSLGCVAREVCTHPTVKPSIIDFFEQNGLFGISGVDTRRLTIKTREHGTMRAAVIVGSDDGEEAVKMARTAPDIAAQDLFPQVSCKEPFHIPGPGKRIAVIDLGIKKNIAVSLQKRGADLYVYPYNATPAEIDRCDPEAIFITNGPGDPKQAKDAIAAVKHYLGELPVFGICMGNQVTALALGAETYKMKFGHRGSNQPVRYTGGSIYITTQNHGFAVDGDTLPEGCRVAYENVNDGSLEGFCNDDLDVLCVQFHPEAHGGPHDTERPIFDLMYRRIV, from the coding sequence ATGAAGGCGGTTCTGGGTCTAGAAGACGGCGAATTTGTTGTAGGAGAGGGATTTGGTGTAGAGGGGTCCTGTTCCGGGGAATTGGTCTTTACCACCCAGATGACCGGGTATATGGAAGCACTGACCGACCCGAGCTATCAGGGACAGATCCTCATGTTCACCTTCCCGCTCATCGGGAATTATGGTGTTGATCACCATAATTTCCAGAGTCCGACCGTGCATTCTCTTGGGTGCGTCGCCCGGGAAGTCTGCACGCATCCAACGGTAAAACCATCTATTATCGACTTTTTTGAACAAAACGGCTTGTTTGGTATCAGCGGTGTCGACACCCGGCGGCTCACCATCAAGACGAGGGAGCACGGCACCATGCGCGCGGCCGTCATTGTCGGGAGCGACGACGGAGAGGAAGCGGTGAAGATGGCCCGCACGGCCCCCGACATCGCGGCGCAGGACCTCTTCCCTCAGGTATCCTGCAAGGAACCCTTCCACATCCCGGGTCCGGGGAAGCGGATCGCGGTCATCGACCTCGGTATCAAGAAAAACATCGCGGTCAGCCTGCAGAAACGCGGCGCCGACCTCTATGTCTACCCGTACAATGCCACGCCAGCCGAGATCGACAGGTGCGACCCCGAGGCGATCTTCATCACCAACGGCCCCGGCGACCCGAAACAGGCTAAAGACGCCATCGCCGCGGTGAAACACTACCTCGGCGAGCTGCCGGTCTTCGGGATCTGCATGGGCAACCAGGTCACGGCCCTTGCCCTCGGTGCTGAGACCTACAAGATGAAGTTCGGCCACCGCGGCTCCAACCAGCCGGTCAGGTATACAGGTGGCTCGATCTACATCACCACACAGAACCACGGCTTTGCCGTGGACGGCGACACCCTGCCTGAAGGCTGCAGGGTCGCATACGAGAACGTGAACGACGGTAGCCTCGAAGGCTTCTGCAACGACGACCTCGACGTGCTCTGCGTCCAGTTCCACCCCGAGGCCCATGGCGGGCCGCACGATACCGAACGTCCCATCTTTGACCTGATGTACAGGAGGATTGTCTGA
- a CDS encoding carbonic anhydrase, translating to MIDRFLEGNKTFIEGEFTEHRDYYRDLATGQSPTVLWIGCSDSRVAPERITGAMAGEIFVHRNIGNIVRVGDWNFATILEYAVKHLKVSDIVVCGHSDCGAMKALISDKESNEAYIPLWLSNAAVARKEVEKNTPKPSDPAGLKKWGRMVEVENVKLQLENLRTYPIVRDAEKEGRVAVHGLYFDLETGKLDQIA from the coding sequence ATGATTGACAGGTTCCTTGAAGGCAACAAGACATTCATTGAAGGCGAGTTCACCGAACACCGCGACTACTACCGCGACCTCGCCACGGGACAGAGCCCCACCGTCCTGTGGATAGGCTGTTCTGACTCGAGAGTCGCCCCGGAGAGGATCACCGGCGCAATGGCCGGCGAGATCTTCGTCCACCGCAATATCGGCAATATCGTCAGGGTCGGTGACTGGAACTTCGCCACGATCCTGGAGTACGCCGTCAAACACCTGAAGGTCTCCGACATTGTCGTCTGCGGTCACTCCGACTGCGGTGCAATGAAGGCGCTGATCTCTGACAAAGAATCGAACGAGGCCTACATTCCCCTGTGGCTCTCGAACGCCGCCGTGGCACGCAAAGAAGTCGAGAAGAATACTCCGAAGCCCTCCGACCCTGCGGGCCTGAAGAAATGGGGGCGGATGGTTGAGGTAGAGAACGTGAAACTCCAGCTTGAAAACCTCAGGACCTACCCCATCGTGAGGGACGCGGAGAAAGAGGGAAGGGTTGCGGTCCATGGTCTCTACTTCGACCTTGAGACCGGAAAGCTGGATCAGATCGCCTGA
- the hemL gene encoding glutamate-1-semialdehyde 2,1-aminomutase, which translates to MKSSDLFTRAEGLMPGGVSSPVRAIKPYPFYTAGAHGPFLQTVEGKNLIDCCLGYGPLILGHAHEAVRQAIEVQLAEGWLYGTPCPHEIALAERIAADHPSIEMVRFVSTGSEATMAAIRLARAATRKPDVVKIEGGFHGAHDAVLVQAGSGATTMGVPDSAGVVADLVRHTRQVPYNDPAALDAVLSSSEEIAALIIEPVMGNVGPILPGENYLQEVRRITEDHDVLLIFDEVITGYRIGIGGAQKRFGITPDLTTLGKIIGGGLPVGAFGGRRDLMEMVAPQGPVYQAGTFSGNPLTMAAGAAALGWLHDHPETYRHLDEGTRAISDACEDANAGGSFVRLGSMFKYFFRAEPPRNYAEAKESDTTAFRRFWEKMLAKGIFVPPSQFETNFLSAAHTEEIIERIADTYRTCL; encoded by the coding sequence ATGAAGAGCAGTGACCTCTTCACACGGGCAGAGGGCCTGATGCCCGGCGGGGTCTCAAGCCCGGTGCGGGCGATCAAGCCGTACCCCTTCTACACGGCCGGGGCGCACGGGCCCTTCCTGCAGACGGTCGAGGGGAAGAACCTCATCGACTGCTGTCTCGGCTACGGCCCCCTCATCCTCGGCCACGCCCACGAAGCGGTACGGCAGGCAATCGAGGTGCAGCTTGCCGAGGGCTGGCTCTACGGCACCCCCTGCCCGCACGAGATCGCCCTTGCGGAGAGGATCGCCGCCGACCATCCCTCCATCGAGATGGTCCGCTTCGTCTCCACCGGGTCCGAGGCGACGATGGCGGCGATCAGGCTCGCCCGCGCCGCCACGAGAAAGCCCGACGTCGTCAAGATCGAGGGCGGATTCCATGGCGCCCACGACGCCGTGCTCGTGCAGGCGGGTTCCGGGGCGACGACGATGGGCGTCCCCGACTCGGCCGGCGTCGTCGCCGACCTGGTGCGCCACACCAGGCAGGTACCGTACAACGACCCCGCGGCCCTCGACGCTGTCCTCTCCTCGTCGGAGGAGATCGCCGCCCTCATCATCGAACCGGTTATGGGCAATGTCGGCCCCATCCTCCCGGGGGAAAACTACCTGCAGGAAGTGCGGCGGATCACAGAAGACCACGACGTCCTCCTCATCTTCGACGAGGTGATCACCGGCTATCGCATCGGCATCGGCGGGGCACAGAAACGTTTCGGCATCACCCCCGACCTCACCACACTCGGCAAGATCATCGGTGGCGGCCTGCCGGTCGGCGCCTTCGGCGGCAGGCGCGACCTCATGGAGATGGTCGCCCCGCAGGGCCCGGTCTATCAGGCCGGCACCTTCAGCGGGAACCCCCTGACCATGGCCGCAGGTGCCGCCGCCCTCGGCTGGCTCCACGACCACCCCGAGACCTACCGCCACCTCGACGAGGGGACGCGGGCCATCAGCGACGCCTGCGAGGATGCAAATGCCGGCGGCTCCTTTGTCAGGCTCGGCTCCATGTTCAAGTACTTCTTCAGGGCCGAGCCTCCGAGGAACTACGCGGAGGCGAAGGAGAGCGACACCACAGCCTTCAGAAGGTTCTGGGAAAAGATGCTGGCGAAGGGCATCTTCGTCCCACCGTCTCAGTTCGAGACGAACTTCCTCTCGGCAGCGCACACAGAAGAGATCATCGAACGCATCGCGGACACATACAGGACATGTCTCTGA
- a CDS encoding flavodoxin family protein, translating into MHDAWILRSAEIVVDGMPGVLVLKGEDLSAAYPGMVRYTLEFRKEDTVLYTYRTNTYEYPPANPQTAESVALTAFHRLRRELPERPETFVLHQPEPAVRPLPPRRPEAAVIIQGSPRLYGNSAILAGWAADACRDAGLRCETLSPAEMRIEACTGCFRCYNAGRCVIQDDMPVIDRALAEAGLVIVCTPVYTETVPAALKAVIDRCQAYRAARVLAGGEAGRQAGILCAVSGRKGAENFVCVSRVAGSFFRFIGAEMLGEVCVDGVDAVSDIRATVGREAGGRAELQALINRAAD; encoded by the coding sequence ATGCACGACGCATGGATCCTCCGTTCGGCCGAGATCGTCGTGGATGGGATGCCGGGTGTGCTTGTCCTGAAGGGAGAGGACCTCTCGGCGGCATATCCGGGGATGGTCAGGTACACCCTGGAGTTCAGGAAGGAGGACACCGTCCTCTATACCTACCGCACCAATACCTACGAATACCCGCCGGCCAACCCGCAGACCGCGGAGAGTGTGGCGCTCACGGCCTTCCACCGCCTCAGGCGGGAACTGCCCGAGCGCCCGGAGACCTTCGTCCTCCATCAGCCCGAACCTGCGGTCAGGCCGCTTCCGCCCCGCAGACCTGAGGCGGCGGTGATCATCCAGGGAAGCCCGCGGCTGTACGGGAACTCGGCCATCCTCGCCGGGTGGGCGGCCGACGCCTGCCGGGACGCGGGGTTGCGGTGCGAAACTCTCTCTCCTGCGGAGATGCGCATCGAAGCATGCACGGGCTGTTTCCGGTGTTATAATGCTGGCAGGTGCGTGATCCAGGACGATATGCCCGTGATAGACCGCGCCCTCGCAGAGGCAGGACTGGTCATCGTCTGCACGCCGGTGTACACCGAGACGGTCCCGGCCGCGCTGAAGGCGGTGATCGACCGGTGCCAGGCGTACCGCGCCGCGCGCGTGCTGGCTGGCGGGGAGGCCGGCCGGCAGGCGGGCATTCTGTGCGCCGTCTCCGGCCGGAAGGGTGCGGAGAACTTCGTCTGCGTCAGCAGGGTGGCAGGATCTTTTTTCCGGTTCATCGGTGCGGAGATGCTCGGGGAGGTGTGTGTCGATGGGGTCGACGCGGTGAGCGATATCAGGGCGACGGTCGGGAGAGAGGCGGGCGGGCGCGCCGAATTGCAGGCCCTGATAAACCGGGCGGCGGACTGA
- the cobA gene encoding uroporphyrinogen-III C-methyltransferase gives MTGKVVLVGSGPGGLGLMAVRAQEAIAEAEVILYDQLPGDEILATLPESAEKIDCGKHGGDHTLEQDEIEALMVEKALEGKNVVRLKGGDSFLFGRGGEEMETLRAHGIAVEVVPGITSAIAVPESVGIPVTHRKFASQVTIITGHEDPTKGESALDWQFLGRTRGTIVVLMGVKNLGKIAEALVGNGRDPATPVAVIERGMRPDQRVTVGPLAEIAAIARAQGVRPPAVIVIGEVVGLYDGTPVYKP, from the coding sequence ATGACAGGAAAGGTAGTCCTTGTGGGATCGGGACCGGGAGGCCTCGGTCTCATGGCGGTGCGGGCACAGGAGGCGATCGCGGAGGCCGAGGTCATCCTCTATGACCAGCTCCCCGGTGACGAGATCCTGGCCACCCTGCCCGAGAGTGCGGAAAAGATCGACTGCGGCAAACACGGCGGCGACCACACCCTCGAACAGGACGAGATCGAGGCCCTGATGGTCGAGAAGGCCCTGGAAGGGAAGAACGTCGTCAGGCTGAAGGGTGGCGACTCCTTCCTCTTTGGGCGGGGAGGGGAGGAGATGGAGACACTCCGCGCCCACGGCATCGCGGTCGAGGTAGTTCCGGGCATCACTTCGGCCATCGCCGTCCCCGAATCTGTCGGAATCCCTGTGACGCACCGGAAGTTCGCCTCCCAGGTGACGATCATCACCGGCCACGAGGACCCGACAAAGGGCGAGTCTGCCCTGGACTGGCAGTTCCTGGGCCGGACGCGAGGGACGATCGTCGTGCTCATGGGCGTCAAGAACCTGGGGAAGATCGCCGAGGCCCTGGTCGGAAACGGCCGCGACCCTGCGACGCCTGTTGCGGTCATCGAGCGCGGCATGCGTCCCGACCAGAGGGTGACGGTCGGGCCCCTTGCGGAGATCGCGGCTATCGCCCGTGCACAGGGCGTCAGGCCGCCCGCGGTCATCGTCATCGGCGAGGTCGTCGGCCTGTACGACGGCACGCCGGTCTACAAGCCCTGA
- the carB gene encoding carbamoyl-phosphate synthase large subunit, whose translation MPKNPQIKKALIIGSGPIQIGQAAEFDFSGSQACRALREEGVEVVLVNSNPATIQTDPEMAERVYIEPLKAEIIAKIIKKEKPDGILSGMGGQTGLNLTAELAEIGALDGVEILGTPLEAIYQGEDREKFKELMNEIGEPVPKSMILEHIEDLDAALAEVGLPAIIRPAYTLGGAGGGIAHTPEELRRIVEVGLNRSRIHQVLIEESVMGWKEIEFEVMRDAADTCIIICGMENVDPMGVHTGESVVVAPILTLRDDEFQMMRSAAIKIIRALNVQGGCNIQFAFKEGDYRVIEVNPRVSRSSALASKATGYPIARVAAKIAIGLRLDEILNSVTGMTPASFEPSIDYVVVKVPRWPFDKFKTADRTLTTAMKSTGEVMAIGRTIEEAFKKALRSLDSDMREHTNANEIKMILTSPTDERFGCLFDAFRQGMTVDEIAAMTKITPFFLEKVEHLVRTEKKLKENFEEGDIRTAKRLGFSNTEIAELTGLPVDEVEKEAGRPTYKMVDTCAAEFPAKTPYLYSTWEDENEDVHDDRKKVLILGSGPIRIGQGIEFDYCTVHAVQAVREEGVAVHIVNNNPETVSTDFDTSDRLFFEPMQLEDVVNVLVNDDYDGVMVQFGGQNSVNLAIPLEEEIKKRGLKTKILGTSPDAMDMAEDRDRFSVLLDRLGIPSAPNASAHSETEARKIAQDIGYPVLVRPSYVLGGRAMEIVHDEVELDSYMKEAVRVSRQHPVLIDRFLQDAYELDVDAVCDGDEVLIGGVMEHIEEAGVHSGDSACVIPTQSLSQSVIDRVKDYTRRIALEMGVVGLINIQLAVKDDTVYVLEANPRASRTVPFVSKATGTPLAKIAAKVMMGRKLCDLGYREKTISHVAVKEVLLPFNKLPGVDTVLGPEMKSTGEVMGIDYDFGRAYYKACLAADNDLPLRGNVFISVPDDQKVAIVPIAKKLSDLGLVLYGTGGTAEYLIQSGIDVKMMRKVQEGSPNVIDMMRKGEISLIINTPADKQSRQDHYAIMRVAVDYSVPYITTLSAAEAAARAIEVMKHEEITIEPLNHYLGKA comes from the coding sequence ATGCCGAAGAATCCGCAGATTAAAAAGGCCCTGATCATCGGGTCAGGGCCCATCCAGATCGGACAGGCCGCCGAGTTCGACTTCTCGGGCTCGCAGGCCTGCCGCGCCCTGCGCGAGGAGGGCGTCGAGGTGGTCCTTGTCAACTCCAACCCGGCGACGATCCAGACCGACCCCGAAATGGCGGAGCGGGTCTATATCGAGCCCCTCAAAGCAGAGATCATTGCAAAGATCATCAAGAAGGAGAAGCCCGACGGGATCCTCTCGGGCATGGGCGGCCAGACTGGCCTCAACCTCACCGCCGAACTCGCCGAGATCGGCGCACTCGACGGCGTCGAGATCCTGGGCACCCCCCTCGAAGCGATCTACCAGGGCGAGGACAGGGAGAAGTTCAAGGAACTGATGAACGAGATCGGGGAACCCGTCCCGAAGAGCATGATCCTGGAGCACATCGAGGACCTGGACGCGGCCCTGGCCGAGGTCGGTCTCCCCGCGATCATCAGGCCTGCCTACACCCTTGGCGGTGCGGGCGGCGGCATCGCCCACACCCCCGAAGAACTGCGGCGCATCGTGGAAGTCGGCCTCAACCGCTCCCGCATCCACCAGGTGCTCATCGAAGAGTCGGTGATGGGCTGGAAAGAGATCGAGTTCGAGGTGATGCGCGACGCCGCCGACACCTGCATCATCATCTGCGGCATGGAAAACGTCGACCCCATGGGCGTCCACACCGGCGAGTCCGTGGTCGTGGCCCCGATCCTCACCCTGCGCGATGACGAGTTCCAGATGATGCGCTCCGCGGCGATCAAGATCATCAGGGCCCTCAATGTGCAGGGCGGGTGCAACATCCAGTTCGCCTTCAAGGAGGGGGACTACCGGGTCATCGAGGTCAACCCGCGGGTATCCCGCTCCTCGGCCCTCGCCTCCAAGGCGACGGGCTACCCGATCGCACGGGTCGCCGCAAAGATCGCCATCGGTCTGCGCCTCGACGAGATCCTGAACTCAGTCACCGGCATGACCCCGGCATCCTTCGAGCCCTCGATCGACTATGTCGTCGTGAAAGTGCCGCGCTGGCCCTTCGACAAGTTCAAGACGGCCGACAGGACGCTCACCACGGCGATGAAGTCCACCGGCGAGGTCATGGCCATCGGCAGGACCATCGAGGAGGCCTTCAAGAAGGCCCTCCGCTCCCTGGACTCGGACATGCGGGAGCACACCAACGCAAACGAGATCAAGATGATCCTGACCAGCCCGACAGACGAGCGTTTTGGCTGCCTCTTCGATGCCTTCAGGCAAGGCATGACCGTCGACGAGATCGCGGCGATGACGAAGATCACCCCCTTCTTCCTGGAGAAGGTCGAGCACCTCGTCAGGACCGAGAAGAAATTGAAGGAGAACTTCGAGGAAGGGGACATCAGGACCGCAAAGAGGCTCGGCTTCTCGAACACGGAGATCGCCGAACTCACCGGCCTCCCCGTGGATGAGGTCGAGAAAGAGGCAGGCAGGCCCACCTACAAGATGGTCGACACCTGCGCCGCCGAGTTCCCGGCAAAGACGCCGTACCTCTACTCCACCTGGGAGGACGAGAACGAGGACGTCCATGACGACCGCAAGAAGGTGCTCATCCTCGGTTCGGGCCCGATCAGGATCGGACAGGGGATCGAGTTCGACTACTGCACCGTCCACGCGGTCCAGGCAGTCAGGGAGGAGGGTGTTGCGGTCCACATCGTCAACAACAACCCGGAGACCGTCTCCACCGACTTCGACACCTCGGACAGGCTCTTCTTCGAGCCGATGCAGCTCGAAGACGTTGTCAATGTCCTGGTCAACGACGACTACGACGGCGTGATGGTCCAGTTCGGCGGCCAGAACTCGGTGAACCTGGCCATTCCCCTCGAAGAGGAGATCAAAAAGAGGGGCCTCAAGACGAAGATCCTCGGCACCTCGCCCGACGCGATGGACATGGCCGAGGACCGCGACCGGTTCAGCGTCCTCCTCGACCGTCTCGGCATCCCCTCGGCTCCGAACGCTTCCGCACATTCGGAGACCGAGGCACGGAAGATCGCACAGGATATCGGCTACCCGGTGCTCGTCCGCCCGAGTTACGTCCTCGGCGGCAGGGCGATGGAGATCGTCCACGACGAGGTCGAACTCGATAGTTACATGAAGGAGGCTGTCAGGGTCTCCAGGCAGCACCCGGTGCTCATCGACCGCTTCCTCCAGGACGCCTACGAACTCGACGTCGACGCGGTCTGTGACGGCGACGAGGTGCTCATCGGCGGGGTGATGGAGCATATCGAGGAGGCCGGCGTCCACTCGGGCGACTCGGCCTGCGTCATCCCGACCCAGTCCCTCTCGCAGTCGGTGATCGACCGGGTGAAAGACTACACCCGGCGGATCGCCCTGGAGATGGGGGTCGTCGGCCTGATCAATATTCAACTTGCGGTGAAGGACGACACCGTCTATGTGCTGGAGGCGAACCCGCGGGCAAGCAGGACTGTGCCCTTCGTCTCGAAGGCGACAGGCACCCCACTCGCGAAGATCGCCGCAAAGGTGATGATGGGCAGGAAACTCTGCGACCTCGGCTACCGGGAGAAGACCATCTCCCATGTTGCCGTCAAGGAAGTGCTCCTCCCCTTCAACAAACTCCCGGGCGTCGACACCGTCCTCGGCCCAGAAATGAAGAGCACGGGCGAGGTCATGGGCATCGACTATGACTTCGGCCGGGCCTACTACAAGGCCTGCCTGGCGGCGGACAACGACCTGCCCCTCAGGGGCAATGTCTTCATCTCGGTGCCCGACGACCAGAAGGTGGCGATCGTCCCGATCGCAAAGAAACTCTCCGACCTCGGGCTCGTCCTCTACGGCACCGGCGGCACGGCCGAGTATCTCATCCAGTCCGGCATCGACGTGAAGATGATGAGGAAGGTCCAGGAAGGGTCGCCCAATGTCATCGACATGATGCGCAAAGGCGAGATCAGCCTGATCATCAACACCCCGGCGGACAAGCAGTCCCGGCAGGACCACTACGCGATCATGCGGGTCGCGGTGGACTAC
- the ilvD gene encoding dihydroxy-acid dehydratase, with translation MRSDLVKKGYPRAPNRALLRALGVTDREMDLPFIGIANAWNTIIPGHTHLRSVAEKVREGIAAAGGVPFEFGVIGVCDGIAMGHEGMRYSLPSRENIADSIELMVQAHRFDGLVCVGTCDKIVPGMLMAAARLDIPAIMVTGGPMLPGNLGGRDLTLTDVFEAVGKVAAGTMGEDELHGLECAAMPGCGSCQGLYTANTMACMTEAMGMSLPGCAAIPAVDAAKLRVARESGEAAVRLVQEGVTARKIITLESLRNAVRVDMALGGSTNTVLHLMAIAAEAGVPLTLDDFNGISDAVPHISHMQPGGPHSMVALHRAGGIPAVLHAIMEHLDDAPTVSGRTVRSVAASASVLDTSVIRTPEHPVHAAGGLKVLHGSLAPAGAVVKAAAVDDAMWRHTGPARVFDGEDAAMKAILGQEIREGDVVVIRYEGPRGGPGMPEMLSPTAALVGFGYRQVALVTDGRFSGGTRGPCIGHVAPEAAAGGPIALVREGDRIAIDLYARRLDLLVDEETLKSRREEWKPVKKSLSGILSRYAATVGGADIGAVQR, from the coding sequence ATGAGGAGCGATCTCGTCAAGAAAGGGTACCCGAGGGCACCGAACCGCGCTCTCCTGCGGGCGCTCGGGGTCACCGACAGGGAGATGGACCTCCCCTTCATCGGCATCGCCAATGCCTGGAACACAATCATCCCGGGACACACCCACCTCAGGTCAGTCGCCGAGAAGGTGCGGGAGGGTATCGCCGCGGCGGGCGGTGTCCCCTTCGAGTTCGGGGTCATCGGGGTCTGCGACGGGATCGCAATGGGCCATGAGGGGATGCGCTACTCCCTCCCGTCGCGGGAGAACATCGCCGACTCCATCGAGTTGATGGTCCAGGCCCACCGTTTCGACGGCCTGGTCTGCGTCGGCACCTGCGACAAGATCGTGCCCGGCATGCTGATGGCCGCGGCACGCCTGGACATCCCGGCCATCATGGTCACCGGCGGGCCGATGCTACCGGGCAACCTGGGCGGGCGTGACCTCACTCTCACCGATGTCTTCGAGGCTGTCGGGAAGGTCGCCGCGGGCACGATGGGCGAGGACGAACTCCACGGCCTGGAGTGCGCCGCCATGCCCGGGTGCGGGAGTTGCCAGGGCCTGTACACGGCGAACACCATGGCATGCATGACAGAGGCGATGGGCATGTCCCTCCCCGGTTGCGCCGCCATACCGGCAGTGGACGCCGCAAAACTGCGGGTCGCACGGGAAAGCGGTGAGGCGGCCGTGCGCCTTGTGCAGGAGGGGGTCACGGCGAGGAAGATCATCACCCTCGAAAGCCTGCGGAACGCCGTCAGGGTGGATATGGCCCTCGGTGGGTCGACGAACACCGTCCTCCACCTGATGGCGATCGCCGCCGAGGCCGGGGTGCCCCTCACCCTGGACGACTTCAATGGGATCTCCGACGCCGTGCCGCACATCAGCCACATGCAGCCGGGCGGGCCCCACTCCATGGTCGCCCTCCACCGGGCGGGGGGGATACCGGCCGTCCTCCATGCAATCATGGAGCACCTCGACGACGCACCGACTGTCTCCGGCAGGACAGTTCGGTCGGTCGCGGCCTCGGCCTCGGTCCTCGACACCTCCGTGATCAGGACCCCTGAACACCCGGTCCACGCGGCAGGCGGCCTGAAGGTGCTGCACGGCAGCCTCGCCCCGGCCGGCGCCGTCGTCAAGGCGGCCGCCGTGGACGACGCGATGTGGCGGCACACCGGCCCGGCCCGGGTCTTCGACGGCGAGGACGCCGCCATGAAGGCGATCCTCGGCCAGGAGATCAGGGAGGGCGACGTCGTCGTCATCAGGTACGAAGGGCCCCGCGGCGGCCCGGGCATGCCGGAGATGCTCTCGCCGACCGCCGCCCTTGTCGGCTTCGGGTACAGGCAGGTCGCCCTCGTCACCGACGGGCGGTTTTCCGGCGGGACGCGGGGGCCGTGTATCGGGCATGTCGCCCCGGAGGCCGCGGCAGGCGGGCCGATCGCCCTCGTCAGGGAAGGGGACCGGATCGCGATCGACCTCTATGCCCGCCGTCTCGACCTCCTCGTCGACGAGGAGACCCTGAAGTCCCGCAGAGAGGAGTGGAAGCCCGTGAAAAAATCCCTGTCAGGCATTCTTTCGCGGTACGCCGCAACAGTCGGCGGCGCCGACATCGGGGCAGTGCAGAGGTGA